A genome region from Nycticebus coucang isolate mNycCou1 chromosome 4, mNycCou1.pri, whole genome shotgun sequence includes the following:
- the SDC1 gene encoding syndecan-1 isoform X1, with translation MRRAALWLWLCALALLLQPALPQIMATNVPPEDQDGSGDDSDNFSGSGAGASQDTTLTQQTPSTEKDVWLLTTTSTAPEPTGSEPTATFTSVLLAGVGPEEKDVVVRAEAEPSLTAQEQEATLPPKETTRFSTTHRATTARATTAQAPATSHSHRDMQPDHHETSASAGPGQVDPHIPSVEDRGPSATERAAEDGASNQFPTGEGSGEQDFTFETSAENTAVVTEKAVEPDNRNQFLENEGATGASQGLLDRKEVLGGVIAGGLVGLIFAVCLVGFVLYRMKKKDEGSYSLEEPKQANGGAYQKPTKQEEFYA, from the exons ATGAGGCGCGCGGCGCTCTGGCTCTGGCTTTGCGCGCTGGCGCTGCTCCTGCAGCCGGCCCTCCCG CAAATTATGGCCACAAATGTGCCCCCTGAGGATCAGGATGGTTCTGGGGATGACTCTGACAACTTTTCTGGCTCAGGCGCAG GTGCTTCTCAAGACACCACCTTGACGCAGCAGACCCCCTCCACTGAGAAAGACGTGTGGCTCCTGACAACCACATCCACAGCTCCAGAGCCCACTGGCTCGGagcccacagcaaccttcacCTCCGTCCTGCTGGCTGGAGTGGGGCCTGAAGAGAAAGATGTAGTAGTCCGGGCAGAAGCAGAGCCTAGCCTCACTGCCCAGGAGCAGGAGGCCACCCTCCCACCCAAGGAGACCACGCGGTTCTCAACCACTCATCGGGCCACAACAGCCAGAGCCACCACagcccaggcacctgccacctccCACTCCCACAGGGACATGCAGCCTGACCACCATGAGACCTCAGCTTCTGCAGGACCTGGCCAAGTGGACCCTCACATTCCCAGTGTAGAGGACAGAGGTCCTTCTGCCACGGAGAGGGCTGCTGAGGATGGAGCTTCCAATCAGTTCCCAACAGGAGAGGGCTCAGGGGAGCAG GACTTCACCTTTGAAACTTCTGCAGAGAACACAGCTGTGGTGACCGAGAAGGCGGTGGAGCCTGACAACAGGAATCAGTTCCTAGAGAATGAAGGGGCCACGGGGGCCTCGCAGGGCCTCCTGGACAGGAAGGAGGTACTGGGAG GGGTCATTGCTGGAGGCCTGGTGGGGCTCATCTTCGCCGTGTGCCTGGTGGGCTTCGTGCTGTACCGCATGAAGAAGAAGGATGAGGGCAGCTACTCCCTGGAGGAGCCGAAGCAAGCCAATGGCGGTGCCTACCAGAAGCCCACCAAGCAGGAGGAGTTCTACGCCTGA
- the SDC1 gene encoding syndecan-1 isoform X2, which yields MATNVPPEDQDGSGDDSDNFSGSGAGASQDTTLTQQTPSTEKDVWLLTTTSTAPEPTGSEPTATFTSVLLAGVGPEEKDVVVRAEAEPSLTAQEQEATLPPKETTRFSTTHRATTARATTAQAPATSHSHRDMQPDHHETSASAGPGQVDPHIPSVEDRGPSATERAAEDGASNQFPTGEGSGEQDFTFETSAENTAVVTEKAVEPDNRNQFLENEGATGASQGLLDRKEVLGGVIAGGLVGLIFAVCLVGFVLYRMKKKDEGSYSLEEPKQANGGAYQKPTKQEEFYA from the exons ATGGCCACAAATGTGCCCCCTGAGGATCAGGATGGTTCTGGGGATGACTCTGACAACTTTTCTGGCTCAGGCGCAG GTGCTTCTCAAGACACCACCTTGACGCAGCAGACCCCCTCCACTGAGAAAGACGTGTGGCTCCTGACAACCACATCCACAGCTCCAGAGCCCACTGGCTCGGagcccacagcaaccttcacCTCCGTCCTGCTGGCTGGAGTGGGGCCTGAAGAGAAAGATGTAGTAGTCCGGGCAGAAGCAGAGCCTAGCCTCACTGCCCAGGAGCAGGAGGCCACCCTCCCACCCAAGGAGACCACGCGGTTCTCAACCACTCATCGGGCCACAACAGCCAGAGCCACCACagcccaggcacctgccacctccCACTCCCACAGGGACATGCAGCCTGACCACCATGAGACCTCAGCTTCTGCAGGACCTGGCCAAGTGGACCCTCACATTCCCAGTGTAGAGGACAGAGGTCCTTCTGCCACGGAGAGGGCTGCTGAGGATGGAGCTTCCAATCAGTTCCCAACAGGAGAGGGCTCAGGGGAGCAG GACTTCACCTTTGAAACTTCTGCAGAGAACACAGCTGTGGTGACCGAGAAGGCGGTGGAGCCTGACAACAGGAATCAGTTCCTAGAGAATGAAGGGGCCACGGGGGCCTCGCAGGGCCTCCTGGACAGGAAGGAGGTACTGGGAG GGGTCATTGCTGGAGGCCTGGTGGGGCTCATCTTCGCCGTGTGCCTGGTGGGCTTCGTGCTGTACCGCATGAAGAAGAAGGATGAGGGCAGCTACTCCCTGGAGGAGCCGAAGCAAGCCAATGGCGGTGCCTACCAGAAGCCCACCAAGCAGGAGGAGTTCTACGCCTGA